The following coding sequences are from one Pedosphaera parvula Ellin514 window:
- a CDS encoding NHL repeat-containing protein codes for MRNKLSFKNLFVGGGLLASMAVAHAQSLTINTFAGHDAPGSKDGLSSSARFRHPNSIAADSAGNIYVADTENSTIRKITPNGSVSTFAGFAGTFGSADGVGTNALFYAPQGIAVDSAGFIYVADTANATIRKITPAGVVSTLAGSAGNINSFDGTGINANFYQPRSLAVDNGGNVYVADTWNHTIRKITPAGLVSTLAGLAGNPGSADGTNSKARFNRPSGIAVDNATNLFVTDFHNHTIRKITPGGTVTTIAGLPGVWGNADGTNNVARFFQPQGIVADNAGNLFVADSGNQTIRKISPSGTNWIVSTVAGLSGIAGNANGTNNTARFYFPADVAQDIAGYIYVADLGNNAIRTERIVPPTLQLSRAANQFIFAWPVSASGFVLESAHNVSPGAQWIPQTNTVFISGDYFVATNNPAFAPAFHRLHRQ; via the coding sequence ATGAGGAACAAACTTTCATTCAAAAACCTGTTCGTTGGCGGCGGCTTGCTGGCGTCAATGGCCGTTGCGCACGCACAATCTCTCACCATCAACACCTTCGCCGGTCATGACGCGCCGGGTAGCAAGGACGGTCTCAGCAGCAGTGCGCGCTTCCGGCATCCGAACAGCATCGCCGCCGACAGTGCGGGCAATATCTATGTCGCCGACACGGAGAACAGCACGATTCGGAAAATCACGCCCAACGGCTCCGTGAGCACATTTGCCGGGTTTGCTGGAACCTTCGGCAGCGCGGATGGTGTGGGAACGAATGCCCTGTTTTATGCCCCGCAGGGAATCGCCGTGGACAGCGCGGGTTTTATCTATGTCGCCGACACCGCGAACGCGACGATTCGGAAAATCACGCCCGCTGGTGTAGTGAGCACGCTCGCCGGTTCCGCCGGAAATATTAACAGCTTCGACGGCACTGGAATTAACGCCAATTTTTATCAGCCACGCAGCCTAGCAGTGGACAACGGAGGCAATGTTTATGTCGCAGATACATGGAACCACACCATTCGCAAAATCACCCCCGCTGGTTTGGTGAGCACCTTGGCCGGATTGGCCGGCAACCCCGGCAGCGCAGACGGCACGAATAGCAAGGCCCGATTCAACAGGCCATCTGGAATTGCCGTGGACAACGCGACCAATCTTTTCGTAACCGATTTTCACAATCACACGATTCGCAAAATCACACCAGGTGGCACGGTCACCACGATTGCCGGGTTGCCGGGTGTTTGGGGCAATGCCGATGGGACGAATAACGTCGCTCGTTTTTTTCAGCCACAGGGAATTGTGGCCGACAATGCTGGCAACCTCTTCGTCGCTGATTCGGGCAACCAAACCATCCGCAAAATCTCCCCTAGTGGAACGAACTGGATCGTGAGCACGGTCGCTGGATTGTCCGGAATCGCGGGAAACGCTAATGGCACGAACAACACCGCACGGTTTTATTTCCCAGCCGATGTCGCGCAGGACATCGCGGGTTACATCTACGTGGCCGACCTCGGCAACAACGCCATTCGCACCGAGCGCATCGTGCCACCCACGTTGCAACTCTCCAGGGCGGCGAACCAGTTTATTTTCGCCTGGCCCGTGTCCGCCAGTGGATTCGTTCTGGAAAGCGCCCACAATGTGTCCCCCGGCGCGCAATGGATTCCCCAAACCAACACCGTCTTCATTTCCGGCGATTATTTTGTAGCCACAAACAACCCGGCATTTGCCCCAGCCTTCCACCGCTTGCACCGCCAATAA
- a CDS encoding beta-N-acetylhexosaminidase, which yields MKRLLSIFAILFCAATAFATSPALIPLPQQMVLQTGTFTLCPAQLIPGAPAPAVTKILVDTASRETGEYLAAQLFKSTGYRFEIATNSGAAPVAGTILLTTNSALAILGVEGYELTVATNSVVIRAPASAGVFYGVQSLLQLLPPEIFSPRPVVGVPWTIPCVYIQDAPRFPWRGWMLDSVRHFFNKDEVKEFVDAMALHKLNMFHWHLDDDTAWRIEILKWPLLTQVGAWRTNVNFGLNPRSSTAYGDDGRYGGFYTQADIREIVAYAAQRHITVVPEIEMPGHSSAALNAYPQFGCGCQTCSSPPGSLDNTNSNAGGVFCAARPETMAFLQDVLTEVMDLFPGPYIHVGGDEVNSSNWQQHSLDQTLKSSLGITSMQQYQGYFTQQIANWLKSRGRTMIGWSEIMNGGLVTNAVVMDWLTGSSSRAQQAATNQQFAVMTPTSTCYINYVENPGVTWSVEPPSQSGTVTLSTVYNFEPIPANLPAAFTNYILGAQGNNWAEFIPSRLNMEFKMFPRLCALAEVTWTAPSLKNYTDFSNRLAIHKQRLTQMGVNYNPSLTPPQIAAWTASQISTSLSVLSWDITSSVTTAGEIDVSFCWKTGANGLDIAWAALLENGVEIDRDTHAGFTGATPSRPAYVLRLPARKPGATYILQAFAAGRSGTNSNGVIYRPNWD from the coding sequence ATGAAGCGCTTGCTATCCATCTTCGCCATCTTGTTCTGCGCCGCGACAGCCTTCGCCACGTCCCCCGCTCTCATTCCACTGCCGCAACAGATGGTGCTGCAGACGGGCACGTTCACACTTTGTCCGGCGCAATTGATACCGGGCGCACCTGCACCGGCCGTGACTAAAATCCTTGTGGACACGGCGTCGCGGGAAACCGGCGAATATCTCGCCGCGCAGCTTTTTAAATCCACCGGCTACCGGTTTGAAATCGCTACGAACTCCGGTGCCGCGCCAGTCGCCGGAACGATTCTGCTCACGACGAACAGCGCCCTCGCAATTCTTGGTGTGGAAGGCTACGAGTTAACCGTGGCCACCAACTCTGTCGTCATCCGTGCGCCAGCTTCCGCGGGAGTTTTTTACGGCGTGCAATCTCTTTTGCAATTGCTGCCGCCCGAAATTTTTTCACCCCGTCCGGTTGTCGGGGTGCCGTGGACCATTCCGTGCGTTTACATCCAGGACGCGCCGCGATTTCCCTGGCGCGGCTGGATGCTCGACAGCGTTCGCCATTTCTTCAACAAGGACGAAGTCAAGGAATTCGTCGACGCAATGGCGCTTCACAAATTGAACATGTTCCACTGGCATCTGGACGATGACACCGCCTGGCGTATTGAGATTTTGAAATGGCCGTTGTTGACCCAGGTTGGCGCTTGGCGGACCAACGTTAACTTCGGACTCAATCCTCGCTCGAGCACCGCTTACGGCGATGATGGTCGTTACGGTGGTTTCTACACGCAGGCAGACATTCGCGAGATCGTGGCCTACGCGGCGCAACGGCATATCACCGTCGTGCCAGAGATCGAGATGCCCGGCCATTCCTCGGCTGCGCTAAACGCATATCCGCAATTCGGTTGTGGTTGCCAAACCTGCTCCAGTCCGCCCGGCAGTCTCGACAACACGAACTCGAATGCTGGTGGCGTGTTTTGCGCGGCGCGTCCGGAAACGATGGCATTCCTGCAGGACGTTTTGACGGAGGTGATGGATCTTTTTCCTGGTCCCTACATCCACGTTGGCGGAGATGAAGTGAATTCGTCGAACTGGCAACAACATTCATTGGATCAAACTTTAAAGAGCAGCCTCGGCATTACTTCGATGCAGCAATACCAGGGTTATTTCACGCAACAGATCGCCAACTGGCTCAAGAGCCGGGGCCGCACGATGATCGGCTGGAGCGAAATCATGAATGGCGGACTCGTCACGAATGCAGTGGTGATGGATTGGTTAACTGGCTCAAGCAGCCGCGCGCAACAGGCCGCCACCAATCAACAATTCGCCGTCATGACGCCGACCTCGACTTGCTACATCAATTACGTCGAGAACCCTGGCGTGACCTGGTCCGTCGAGCCGCCCAGCCAGAGCGGGACAGTGACGCTGAGTACGGTCTACAACTTCGAGCCGATTCCGGCGAACCTCCCGGCGGCATTCACGAATTACATCCTCGGCGCGCAAGGGAACAACTGGGCCGAATTCATTCCCTCTCGGTTGAACATGGAATTCAAAATGTTTCCGCGTTTATGCGCTCTCGCAGAGGTGACTTGGACGGCGCCTTCGCTGAAGAATTACACGGACTTCTCCAATCGCCTCGCGATTCACAAACAACGGCTCACACAAATGGGCGTGAATTACAACCCCTCCCTGACCCCGCCGCAAATTGCTGCCTGGACCGCCTCGCAAATCTCAACCAGCCTCTCTGTTCTCTCCTGGGACATTACCTCCAGCGTCACGACGGCTGGTGAAATTGACGTGAGTTTCTGCTGGAAGACAGGAGCAAATGGTCTGGATATCGCCTGGGCCGCGCTGCTGGAGAATGGAGTTGAGATCGATCGCGACACCCATGCGGGGTTTACCGGTGCCACCCCGAGCCGACCGGCGTACGTTTTACGCCTGCCTGCCCGCAAGCCCGGTGCCACCTACATCCTGCAAGCGTTTGCGGCGGGTCGGAGCGGCACAAATTCCAACGGCGTGATCTATCGCCCCAACTGGGACTGA
- a CDS encoding RNA polymerase sigma factor: MMNSNVMETSDANLVAESLTGNREAFGQIVARYQTLICSLAYSRTGSLTQSEDLAQETFIAAWRQLGGLREPDKLRSWLCGIARNHIYDAIKKRGREPSNAAEPLDTLHDSPTMEPLPADLTIQKEEEAILWRSIERIPEIYREPLVLFYREHQSIEAVAKNLELTEDAVKQRLSRGRKLLHEQVLAFVEGALERTNPGKAFTLVVLAALPSLTFSAKAAAVGAAAANGSSMAKAAGVAGLFAIICNPLIVLFGNFIPYRMALAAAHSDEERRRIKSFYARICALSVGLSLPLTAGIYWLFRNQPASHFGGGELFVTWFVTLVVVYLLAIFSFAIVGAGKRRAYYSRVLAEKYGGVFPKSAWEYRSKIKLLGLPLVHIRIGDRFDLLRTPVKAWIAVGNFAFGGLFAFGEVAVAPFSIGGLAVGLLPFGGIVAGIFPLGGLALGVWSFGAIAIGWQSIGAYAIAWSAAVGNFAVAHNFAIGGITHAMQANTDAARHFVDSNLFFRWIKVLEGHWFWMNALWIVPLFVQWRLIARSRRNQPVNS, from the coding sequence ATGATGAACTCCAACGTAATGGAAACCAGCGATGCCAATCTCGTCGCCGAGAGCCTGACCGGGAACCGCGAGGCGTTTGGCCAGATTGTGGCCCGGTACCAGACGCTCATTTGTTCCCTCGCTTACAGCCGTACCGGCAGCCTGACTCAAAGCGAAGACCTTGCGCAGGAAACTTTTATCGCCGCCTGGCGACAACTGGGAGGCCTTCGCGAGCCGGACAAATTGCGCTCATGGCTCTGTGGTATCGCCCGCAATCATATCTACGACGCCATAAAAAAACGCGGACGCGAACCCAGCAACGCGGCGGAACCGCTGGATACCCTTCACGACTCGCCCACGATGGAACCCTTGCCCGCCGATTTGACCATCCAGAAGGAGGAAGAGGCAATCCTGTGGCGCTCCATCGAGCGCATCCCGGAAATTTACCGTGAACCTTTGGTCTTGTTTTATCGCGAACATCAATCCATTGAGGCCGTCGCCAAGAATTTGGAATTGACGGAGGACGCGGTGAAACAACGCCTCTCGCGCGGGCGAAAACTGTTGCACGAACAAGTTCTTGCCTTTGTCGAGGGCGCGTTGGAACGGACCAATCCCGGCAAGGCCTTCACGCTCGTCGTGTTGGCCGCGTTGCCATCGCTTACATTTTCCGCCAAGGCCGCAGCCGTCGGCGCCGCGGCAGCCAATGGCAGTTCGATGGCCAAGGCCGCGGGAGTGGCAGGCTTGTTCGCTATAATTTGTAACCCGCTGATCGTTCTCTTTGGAAATTTTATTCCATATCGCATGGCCCTCGCGGCAGCTCATTCAGACGAGGAACGACGGCGCATCAAATCATTCTATGCAAGGATTTGTGCCTTAAGTGTTGGACTATCCTTGCCGCTGACCGCAGGGATTTATTGGTTGTTCCGCAATCAGCCCGCCAGCCACTTCGGCGGAGGAGAATTGTTCGTCACTTGGTTCGTCACCCTGGTCGTGGTCTATTTGCTGGCGATTTTCTCCTTCGCCATTGTCGGCGCTGGAAAACGGCGCGCTTATTACTCCAGAGTTTTGGCGGAGAAATACGGCGGCGTTTTTCCAAAATCAGCCTGGGAATATCGCAGCAAAATAAAACTACTGGGATTGCCACTCGTCCATATCCGGATCGGCGACCGTTTCGATCTTTTGAGAACACCGGTCAAGGCATGGATCGCAGTCGGCAATTTCGCTTTCGGCGGATTATTCGCGTTTGGTGAGGTGGCCGTTGCGCCGTTCTCGATAGGCGGTTTGGCCGTGGGCTTGTTGCCATTCGGCGGAATCGTTGCCGGGATATTTCCATTGGGCGGTCTCGCGCTGGGTGTTTGGTCATTCGGCGCGATCGCCATTGGCTGGCAATCCATTGGCGCTTATGCCATTGCCTGGAGCGCAGCCGTAGGAAATTTTGCAGTGGCACACAATTTTGCCATCGGCGGCATCACTCACGCGATGCAGGCCAACACTGATGCTGCGAGACACTTTGTCGATTCAAATTTGTTTTTTCGGTGGATCAAAGTCCTTGAAGGACATTGGTTCTGGATGAATGCCCTGTGGATCGTACCCCTGTTTGTCCAATGGCGCCTCATCGCCCGCAGCCGCCGCAACCAACCGGTTAATTCGTAA
- a CDS encoding tetratricopeptide repeat protein, which produces MKPFVITLAILCVAATAGTIIYRNMPKAQPAIAPTAEATPEPAAPPSPKKMILPKQRTLQIVSADTSATNEISPGPLVSTNAIPDGSGKSTPLSRAIEVLLSSQSSFDQKQAAWKQLRDSNQLDQAVEALKQGATNNPTSSEYPTALGQAYLQQAGIAARSGKSVNEMGILGMEADQSFDAALKLDPANWDAQFFKAVALAHWPAELNKGDEVLQRFSALIEQQETMATQPQFAKAYILLGEQYQKMGKSDYAAATWQLGASKFPSDPVLQKKVNGR; this is translated from the coding sequence ATGAAACCATTCGTCATCACCCTGGCGATTCTCTGTGTCGCCGCCACTGCTGGAACCATCATTTACCGCAACATGCCAAAGGCGCAACCCGCTATCGCACCGACTGCAGAGGCAACGCCCGAACCGGCCGCGCCACCGTCACCGAAGAAAATGATCTTGCCGAAACAACGGACACTTCAGATCGTTTCAGCGGACACCAGCGCCACAAATGAGATTTCTCCCGGCCCACTAGTTTCAACCAACGCGATCCCGGATGGTTCCGGCAAATCCACTCCATTGAGCCGTGCCATCGAAGTTTTGCTTTCATCCCAAAGCAGTTTTGATCAAAAGCAGGCTGCGTGGAAACAACTGCGCGATTCCAACCAGTTGGACCAGGCGGTTGAGGCGCTGAAACAGGGTGCAACAAACAATCCGACGTCCTCCGAATATCCAACCGCCTTGGGTCAGGCCTATCTTCAACAGGCAGGCATCGCTGCCCGGAGCGGTAAAAGCGTGAATGAAATGGGCATTCTCGGGATGGAAGCCGATCAAAGTTTTGACGCCGCGTTGAAACTCGATCCCGCCAACTGGGACGCGCAGTTTTTCAAGGCCGTCGCCCTGGCTCATTGGCCGGCAGAGTTGAACAAGGGCGACGAAGTCCTCCAGCGGTTTTCAGCGCTCATTGAGCAACAGGAAACGATGGCCACTCAGCCGCAGTTCGCCAAGGCATACATTTTATTGGGCGAGCAATATCAAAAGATGGGCAAGTCTGATTATGCCGCAGCCACCTGGCAGCTCGGCGCCAGCAAGTTTCCAAGCGACCCGGTGCTTCAGAAGAAAGTTAACGGACGGTAA